A part of Methanomassiliicoccales archaeon genomic DNA contains:
- the cgi121 gene encoding KEOPS complex subunit Cgi121, with translation MSCGFAGALVEKGGCDPLLKRASDLSEEVVLMDADRVCGIDHLISAVIHARRAFDRGSNASNTLGMEVILYASGERQISKAKKKMGLHQGTERVALVLLGPPDADIDDVLEKLELRRDDSLLDCTLEKGAAFGLDENEVHTLGEGFLQELILEKVAFVDLLKR, from the coding sequence ATGTCTTGCGGGTTCGCCGGGGCCTTGGTGGAAAAGGGGGGATGCGATCCCCTTCTCAAGAGAGCTTCCGATCTCAGCGAGGAGGTGGTGCTCATGGACGCCGATCGGGTATGCGGGATCGACCACCTGATCTCGGCGGTCATCCACGCTAGACGCGCTTTTGACCGGGGGAGCAACGCCTCCAACACCCTGGGCATGGAGGTCATCCTCTACGCCTCCGGGGAACGCCAGATATCCAAGGCCAAGAAGAAGATGGGGCTGCACCAGGGAACGGAAAGGGTGGCATTAGTGCTGCTCGGTCCGCCGGACGCCGATATCGACGACGTACTGGAGAAGCTGGAACTGCGAAGGGACGACTCTCTGCTGGACTGCACCTTGGAGAAAGGAGCGGCCTTCGGTCTGGACGAGAACGAGGTCCATACATTGGGCGAGGGGTTCCTTCAGGAGCTTATCCTAGAGAAGGTGGCCTTCGTTGACCTCTTAAAACGTTAA
- a CDS encoding homoserine kinase — protein sequence MALDRVAVRAPSTIANVGPGFDVFGIALNDPYDVIEVRRTSEPGVHVESITGTGSYAVTLDNTKNTAAVAASKVLNIAEADFGILMKINKGIRPASGMGSSGASAAGGAYAANMLLDVPLVMNRLICCASFGEEASSGSRHADNAAPALMGGFTIIRSYEPMDVIRIEPPKNLGIVASLPEFAVPTREARMRVPINVPMSDVIHQVGHASTLVAGMAMGDLDMIARSIKDVIVEPARAPLVPFLKEAERTAVEAGAFASFLGGSGPCIAAFYDMEKADGMEIADAMQRFYEGHGVECFCWVTTWGEGCRLVE from the coding sequence ATGGCCTTAGACCGCGTGGCTGTCAGAGCCCCTTCCACCATTGCAAACGTCGGACCGGGATTCGACGTCTTCGGCATCGCATTGAACGACCCATATGATGTAATCGAGGTGCGCAGGACCAGCGAACCGGGGGTGCACGTGGAGTCGATAACCGGGACGGGGTCCTACGCCGTCACCTTGGACAATACCAAGAACACCGCCGCCGTGGCGGCCTCCAAGGTGCTGAATATCGCAGAGGCGGACTTCGGCATACTCATGAAGATCAACAAGGGGATACGTCCCGCTTCTGGCATGGGTTCGTCCGGGGCATCCGCCGCCGGCGGCGCCTATGCCGCCAACATGCTGTTGGACGTACCTCTGGTAATGAACCGGCTGATATGCTGCGCCTCCTTCGGTGAGGAGGCGTCGTCCGGAAGCAGGCACGCCGACAACGCCGCCCCGGCGCTGATGGGCGGGTTCACCATCATCCGGTCCTACGAACCGATGGACGTCATCCGCATCGAGCCGCCCAAGAACCTGGGCATCGTGGCCTCCCTGCCGGAGTTCGCCGTTCCTACCCGCGAAGCGCGCATGAGGGTGCCGATCAATGTGCCGATGTCCGATGTCATTCACCAGGTAGGGCACGCCTCCACGTTGGTGGCCGGCATGGCCATGGGGGACCTGGACATGATAGCGCGCTCCATAAAGGACGTGATCGTCGAGCCGGCCCGGGCGCCGTTGGTGCCTTTCCTCAAAGAAGCGGAAAGGACCGCCGTCGAAGCGGGGGCGTTCGCCTCCTTCCTGGGAGGATCGGGACCGTGCATCGCCGCTTTCTACGACATGGAGAAGGCCGACGGGATGGAGATAGCCGACGCCATGCAGAGGTTCTACGAGGGACATGGGGTGGAATGCTTCTGCTGGGTGACCACCTGGGGCGAAGGATGCAGGCTGGTGGAATGA
- the thrC gene encoding threonine synthase codes for MLLLGDHLGRRMQAGGMMKYTVKCWECGKEIENHFLDACPSCNGSLTIDMDLSHLEGTSPRDLRSLPISVWRYAKFMPIRSEPITLQEGGTPLYDCEKLAEEYGLRKLHVKFEGANPTGSFKDRGMTVGVTRALELGCKVVGCASTGNTSASLAAYAAKAGLKCVVLLPSGKVALGKLAQAMFFGAKVVTVDGNFDDALRVVKELAHSGDLYMLNSVNPFRPEGQKSLAFEIIDQLDFKMPDRIVYPVGNAANIWAAYKALKEWQQLGWIDELPMLTGVQAGGSAPLVMSFAHGQEDFRPVKDPETIATAIRIGNPASGRKALKAVYDTGGVMTAVSDREIIEAQFLLGRMEGVGVEPASAASLAGVKKLMDEGKISRKEKVVCVCTGHVLKDPDAVIANCGKVLKASATAEDVRRVIKG; via the coding sequence ATGCTTCTGCTGGGTGACCACCTGGGGCGAAGGATGCAGGCTGGTGGAATGATGAAATACACTGTCAAATGCTGGGAATGTGGGAAGGAGATCGAGAACCACTTTCTGGACGCCTGCCCTAGTTGCAACGGTTCTCTGACGATAGATATGGACCTTTCTCACTTGGAAGGTACCTCTCCCAGGGACCTGCGTTCACTACCGATAAGCGTCTGGCGCTATGCTAAGTTCATGCCCATAAGGTCGGAGCCCATCACCCTGCAGGAAGGGGGCACCCCGCTCTATGACTGCGAGAAGCTCGCCGAGGAGTACGGACTGAGGAAATTGCACGTCAAGTTCGAGGGCGCGAACCCCACTGGCTCGTTCAAAGACCGCGGTATGACCGTCGGAGTGACGCGCGCCTTGGAACTGGGATGCAAGGTCGTGGGATGCGCCTCGACCGGAAACACCTCCGCGTCGTTGGCCGCCTACGCCGCCAAGGCGGGACTGAAATGCGTGGTGCTGCTCCCCTCCGGAAAGGTGGCATTGGGTAAATTGGCGCAGGCGATGTTCTTCGGGGCCAAGGTCGTCACCGTGGACGGAAACTTCGATGACGCCCTGAGGGTGGTCAAGGAGCTAGCGCACTCGGGCGACCTGTACATGCTCAATTCCGTCAACCCCTTCCGCCCGGAAGGGCAGAAGAGCTTGGCCTTCGAGATCATCGATCAACTGGATTTCAAAATGCCCGACCGCATCGTTTACCCCGTAGGCAACGCCGCCAACATCTGGGCCGCCTACAAGGCGCTGAAGGAATGGCAGCAGCTCGGATGGATAGACGAGCTGCCGATGCTGACCGGGGTGCAGGCCGGAGGCTCCGCGCCTCTGGTCATGTCCTTCGCCCACGGTCAGGAGGATTTCAGACCGGTCAAGGACCCCGAGACCATCGCCACCGCTATTCGCATAGGCAATCCCGCCTCCGGCAGGAAGGCGCTGAAGGCGGTCTACGATACTGGCGGCGTCATGACCGCCGTTTCGGACCGGGAGATCATCGAGGCCCAGTTCCTACTGGGCAGGATGGAGGGAGTGGGCGTGGAGCCGGCTTCCGCAGCCTCCCTCGCCGGGGTGAAGAAATTGATGGACGAGGGAAAGATCAGCCGCAAGGAGAAGGTGGTCTGCGTCTGTACCGGCCACGTGCTCAAGGACCCCGATGCCGTCATCGCCAACTGCGGAAAGGTGCTGAAGGCGTCCGCCACCGCTGAGGACGTACGCAGGGTGATCAAGGGTTAG